From a region of the Eulemur rufifrons isolate Redbay chromosome 7, OSU_ERuf_1, whole genome shotgun sequence genome:
- the ANXA1 gene encoding annexin A1 encodes MAMVSEFLKQAWFIDNVEQEYVTTVKSSKGGPGSAVSPYPTFDPSADVAALHKAITVKGVDEATIIDILTKRNNAQRQQIKAAYLQEKGKPLDEALKKALTGHLEEVALALLKTPARFDADELRAAMKGLGTDEDTLIEILASRNNKEIREINRVYREELKRDLAKDITSDTSGDFQKALLSLAKGDRSEDLGVNEDLADSDARALYEAGERRKGTDVNVFVTILTTRSYPHLRRVFQKYTKYSKHDMNKVLDLEMKGDIEKCLTDIVKCATSKPAFFAEKLHHAMKGVGTRHKELIRIMVSRSEIDMNDIKAYYQKMYGISLCQAILDETKGDYEKILVALCGGN; translated from the exons ATGGCAATGGTATCAGAATTCCTCAAGCAGGCCTGGTTTATTGACAACGTAGAGCAGGAATACGTT ACAACTGTGAAATCGTCCAAAGGTGGTCCTGGGTCAGCAGTGAGCCCCTATCCTACCTTCGATCCATCTGCAGATGTTGCTGCATTGCACAAAGCCATAACAGTTAAAG GTGTGGATGAAGCAACTATCATTGACATATTAACTAAGAGAAACAATGCACAGCGTCAACAGATCAAAGCAGCATATCtccaggaaaaaggaaag CCCCTGGATGAAGCTCTGAAGAAAGCCCTTACAGGTCACCTTGAGGAAGTTGCTTTGGCTCTGCTAAAAACTCCAGCACGGTTTGACGCGGATGAACTCCGTGCTGCCATGAAG GGCCTTGGAACTGATGAAGATACTCTGATTGAAATTTTGGCatcaagaaataacaaagaaatcagagaaattaaCAGAGTCTACAGAGAGG aacTGAAGAGAGATCTGGCCAAAGATATAACCTCAGACACATCTGGAGATTTCCAGAAGGCTTTGCTTTCTCTTGCTAAG GGTGACCGAAGTGAGGATCTTGGTGTGAATGAGGACTTGGCTGATTCGGATGCCAGG GCCTTGTATGAagcaggagaaaggagaaagggcacAGATGTGAACGTGTTCGTTACCATTCTTACCACCAGGAGCTATCCCCATCTTCGCAGAG tGTTTCAGAAATATACCAAGTACAGTAAGCATGACATGAACAAAGTTCTGGACCTGGAGATGAAAGGTGACATTGAGAAATGCCTCACAGATATTG TGAAGTGTGCCACAAGCAAACCAGCTTTCTTTGCTGAGAAGCTTCATCATGCCATGAAG GGTGTTGGAACTCGTCATAAGGAATTGATCAGGATTATGGTTTCCCGTTCTGAAATTGACATGAACGATATCAAAGCATACTATCAGAAGATGTATGGTATCTCTCTTTGCCAAGCCATCCTG GATGAAACCAAGGGAGATTATGAAAAAATCCTGGTGGCTCTTTGTGGAGGAAACTAA